The genomic window GATCAGTTCTgttcaatagaaataaaatgtggactatatatgtaattttattttatttttttaacatttattcagttttgagagacagagagagacagagggaaagtggggaaagggcagagagagggagacacattattcaaagcagcctccaaatctgagctgtcggcacagagcctgatgcagggctcaaactcatgaaccttgagatcatgatctgagctgatcatgacctgggccacttaacccactgataattttaaatgttctattaggcccattaaaaaagtaaaaagaaacaggggaaattaattttttacaatattttaaaaatcacattatcaTCAGAAaagccttttttcttaaaattgaggAATAATAGGGAGGTGAATGGTGGATGAACTATAtgggtgatggggactaaggaggacacttgtgatgagcactaggtgttgtatgcaagtgatgaatcacagaattctactcctgaatccaCTATTGTACTGGGcattaagtagaatttaaataaaaatttgagaagaaaaaataaatagataaattttctggggcacctgggtggctcagccatttgaatggccaactcttgattttggcctgggtctgatctcacagtttgtgcgttcaagccctgtgtggggctctgcactgacagtggggagcttgcttgggattccctctcctcctGTCTCGCTTCCCCTtcctagctcatgctctctctcacactctcaaaagaaataaataaactttaagtaaaaaagtTTACTTGCATTTCttgcattacaaaaaaatttaagtataaatggcatacaacattatattagtttcaggtatacagatttaatatttgtatatattgcaaaatgatcaccataataaaTCTGGTTAAAATCCATCATCatagttacagattttttttcttgtaaagagaacttttaagatttactatcttagccattttcaaatatgcaatacagtgttattaactatagtcatgaTGCTGTATACTGCAtgctaatgatttttttattttataactggaagtttgcagcTGTGACtccctttacctattttgcccAAACCCCAAGCcccaagccccacctctggcaacctgcaatctgttttctatattcatgagcttgtttgtttgcttagttctttctttttgttttctgtatataaatgagatcatacagcatttgtcttcctctgtctgacttatttcacttagcaagatGCCTTCAAACTCcatccatgttttcacaaatggcaagatttttttttatggccaaatatatatttggccattctttattgaatatattctttatcaattcatctgtCAATaggcatttagattgtttccatattttggctactgtaaataatgcttcaagttagtatttttactttcttgactgttactcagaagtggaattagtggtcacagggtagttctatttttttttatgaacctctgtactgttttccacagtaactgcaccaatttacatttctcccaacagtgcatgaggattcctttttctccacatcctcaccaacacttattatttcttttctttttgataatagtctctctgacaggtgtgaggtgatagataCATCTTGTGGTTTGGATTTACATTTttgtgattagtgatgttgagcaacttttcatgtgatCGTTATCCATATATATGTGTCTTTTGAGAAAACATCTATTCAaatcctctgcttttttttttttaattggattgtttggagatttttttctattcaggtgaatgagtactttatatattttgtatgttaccccttatcagatatatagtttacaaatattttctcccattcaataagTTGactcattttgttgatggtttcctttcctgtgaaggtgaaatcaaatttaatattttttacccaacatataaaaatatttttatttcaacatgtaatatAAAAGTCATTAATgagctatttaattttttcttttcatatgaaaatttcaaaaatcagaGTATATTTTATCCTTACAGCATGTCTGAattcagactagccacattttaagtgcctGTGCATTGTGGCTACCGTATTCAATTATATAGTTCTAAatgactgtttttaatgttttcatttagaaTTTGGATGCATAGTAAACTTAGGCTTGGCTTCACtgaaagaaagcacaaaataatCATAGCTTTATaaggaaagaaatgtatttctctcttATACAAAGTTTGGAGATAGTGGTCTGGGGTCAGTAAGGTGTCAGGACCCAGCTTTTTTaccttgtttctctctgtgtatGGCCTTTATTAACAGGGTTACCTCATGGTATAAAATGCTTGCCTCTTCTCCAGTCATCACATCTGCTTGGCAGCCAGCAGataggaggaaagaggagaagttTTATATAATAATTGTATACCATCAGTCAGAACATAGTCACAAGTCCACAGATAGCTGCAAGAGAGACTGgaaatttaatgttaatttaagtTAGCCCCATGTCTAGCTTAAAATTGAATGTTTTGTTactacagaagaaaaagaaatgagtaaggAGGGGAAACTAGTAATCTTTATTTCAAGAGGGTCTTCAAAAACTCAATGCGTTTCCGAAGAGATTGtattacttttatgtttattttatttttgagagagaaaaagacagagtgtgagcaggggagaggcagacagagacagagacaaagaatctgaagcagtctccaggctccaagtggtcagtacagagccgacatgggcctcgaacccacgaaccatgagatcatgactggagccaaagttggacactgaaccaactgagccacccttgtaCTTGGATAcagtaaaattcttaaaatgaattcatttgtttttaatttagtaagTGAATATATTAGTAGACAGCTTATATTTGTTTGAGAAGGAGAAGAACAGAGGAACCAATAAAGGGTAGTAAATGTCATACAAtcaaaaaaatgagagagattcACTCTGTCATTTGGAGCCTCACTGTTATTTTCTTTACTAGACTGGGCCACTCTTAGGGAGCAGGGtccctctcagtctctgtcttcaGGTCTTAGAAGTCTACTTGCCACATTACGGTTACTTGACAAGTGTGTGTTTTGAAGTAACGAGCACTCTTCCTCATTATAGAGACCCCAGGAAATAACCCCTGAAATGTTGCCACTATCCTTTTACTAAGCAAAGTTGGTTGAGTGAAAAAGATACTTGAGTAAAAATggtgattttaaagaaatcacaTCAAGTTCTTTTCAGTTTGATCATGACTGAGCTTCTCATTTAGAACTATTTCGCAGCTTCTCCCCTGGGTTCCAAGTGGGAGAATAAACTGGAAAACATTTACGCCCCTTCCAAAGCCGTAGATCAGAGAATGGACACAAGAGAAGAACTGAGGTGCTTGCAGGTGAGATCTGTTTCACAGTTCTAGACATTTCTCCTTCCCTCGGatgcactttatatttttaattcttcacgtatgagttttacttcttatttGGTTGACATGATTACTTAATTCATATGCAATCATTGTTTTGAATGCCTCGATTCTTTAGATTGCCATTAAGAATTTTCCAACTGGATATTccagtcaaagaaaaaaacattcgtTTCTTCAaggcttttcaaaatatttttagatttttgtcactaatctccttccttttggttttatttctaagtTCAATTTAAATGAGTTGCTAAGCATTAGGAGTGCTATTTGAGCCATAAATACAGAGACTCAAATGAGAGTCACGCTAGACATTGATGAACAATTGTAACGAGTGACTGACAGATACTTCAAATTATAAGCttattgtgtttccttttcttgtttataATGATAACACACTGTCCTAATTTGTAGAATATCTCAATCTTCTCCAGTTTTCTAGCCTATCAAAGCATATTTATTAGAAAGGGCTTTTAATTTAGAATTTCATTACAAAAATCTCTTGATTAGAATAACTATGCTCAAGCTTTTTGGTCgcctttatactcttaaaaattattgaggatgCCAAAAAACTTTTGTTTGTGTGAGTTATACTAACTGATACttaccatattagaaattaaaacccagaaatttaaaacatgtttatttttaaaagaataaataatcacATGTTAACCTAGATAGCATGTTTATACAGATAATTGCACTTTCTAAAAGAAAAGCTTTAGTGGGAAACAgcattgttttacatgttttaaaagtcCTTTAGTGTCTGACTTAAGAGCATATGTCTTGATTTTTACATCTGCTTTTGCAGTGAGCTTTTGCAAAACCTCAGCTCACGTAGCTTCACACACTCATGAGAGAATGGGAGTATTACAACCTAATATTGTTATGAAGTTGGTTTTGACCTCACAAACCTTTGAAAGTCATTGGCCACACATTGTGAACCACTGGTGTTGAACACGGTGCATGAAGAAAAAGGCCTAATATTCATAACTGAGAGGAAAGAAGTTTAGAATTCTAGGCCTAGAAGCTACTCCATTAGTTACTGGGACAcaagttttaaatacatttaaaaataatttcattatttagcTTCTAGAGgttgagataatttttaaaattctgacagAGACAATGCTCGTGGCGACAGCGGCGGGAGGTTCGGTTGTCGCCCGTTGGCCAAGCGGCGCCGCCCTTGGTGGCCGCCTTTGCAGCTTAttttcagttgctttttaaagatggaaagcTCATGGTGCAAATTGTTATTTCCAGTGCTGGGGCTGGAGGCCTGGCAGAATGGGTGCTGATGGAGCTACAGGGGGAGATCGGGGCTCGCTACAGCACTGGATTAGCTGGAAACTTCCTGGGAGACCTACATTACACCACTGAGGGAATCCCTGTGCTGATCGTGGGGCATCATATCCTGTATGGAAAAATCATCCATCCTTGTCAAACACACTTCTGGGGAGCAGGACTGTAATGAACTTGGCTGCAAGACTGGCACCCAGTACCTAGTGACAGCACTCATCAAAAACAAGATCCTTTTCAAAACTCGCCCCAAGCCCATTATCACCAACGTCCCCAAGAAAGTATGAAAGAACCCCGGATTTTCCCTAGAGAGCAGACAACTCCTTGGACTCGTGCTCAGTTGCCACCTCGAGGACGCTTGACGGTTCCTTGGGACCACAGGGGGGTCCTGTTCTAAACACAGGCCACCCGCTGGGCATGAACTCTGATCCCTTCCTTATGGCAACTGGTTCTCTTGGTGGAAATATGGCCCCATTCCCAAGGAACCCATCGCCTTTTCCAACTTCACCAGGCTCATTGGCTTCAAATCCAGCACCTTTCCCTGCTGGTGCTCGTGACCCAGGCATGGCTTCTTTTCCAagaggaatgaatcccactggtACAGGTGCAGTTTCTTTCCCAAGGCCTGGTGGCCTCTTGGGCCCAGGCCCCGGCCCAGGCCCATCTCTAAACCCAAGGACAGGGGCTCTTCCAGGCCCCAGGACCTCTGTCTAATCCAAGGTTAGGGGGTCTCCCAGGGCCAGGTCCTATGCCCAACCCAAGGGCAGGTGGTCTCCTGGAAACAGGTCCTGACCCCAGAAGTGGTGGCCCAATGGGCCCTGTATCTGGGCTCAACTTGAGAGCAGGGATCCTGTTGCCTTCTGGGAATGGTCCTCCTAATCCTAGGCCTGTTGGCCTGGGACCAGGACCAAGTCCCAGTCTGAGATCAGGCTTCAGTTGTACAAACCCTGCCCCGAGATCAGGTATGTTTCCAGGTCCTGGCCTTGGACCCAACCCAAGGGCAAATAGCCTGGGCCCAGGCCTTGGGCCCAACCCAAGGGCAGGTGGCCTGGGGCCAGGTCCAAATCTGGACTCCAGAGCAGGTGGACTCCTGGGCGCAGGATCTGGTCTTAACTTAAGGATGGCTGGACCTCAAGGCCTAGATCTTGCCCCCATTCTAAGAGCAGCAGGTCTATTAGGAGCAAATTCACTGCTTTCTCACAGGCTTCTGGAAACATGGGCACAAGCCCATCTTCTATGGCAAGAGTACCTGGCCCCATAGGCCCAAACTTGGGTCCTGGCTCTCGAGGAATTGGCCTTCCAGGGCCAAATCCATCTCCCGTGTCCAGAGCTACTGGCCCCATAGGCTCTAATTCAGCTCATTTTTCAAGGCCAGCTGGGCCAATGGGGGTGAATGCCAATCCCTTTCCAAGGGGGAACAGTTCAGGGGGGCTGAATCCAGCTGCCTTTTCTCAGACTTCTGGCACATTGGCTTCAAATCCAGGTACCTTCCAGTGGTCTGCTGGCCTCCAGGGCTCAAGTCCAGCAATTTTCCGAAGAACCTCTGGACCTCTTGGCCCCAACCCAGCTAACTTCCCCAGGGCCAGTGGCTTGCAGAGTCCAAGTCCTGCTGCCTTCCCAAGGTCTACTGGCCCATTAGGCCATGGTCAGCTTATTTTTCCCAGGTCAGCTCCTGGGCCCCTGGGCTCTTCTCCAGCAGGCCCTGTGGGTATCAACCCAGCTCCTTTTGCAAGGCCAACTGGGACCCTGGGTCTAAACCCAGCTTCCTTTCCAAGGATGAATGGCCCTGTAAGCAAGACTTTGGTCCCATTTCCTAGAGTGGGGAACTTCCCTGGCACAAACCCAGCTGCTTTTCCCAGACCAGGGGGTCCTATGGCTGCAATGTACCCAAATGGAATGTTACCCCCTTAAACACTTTTCTCTCCAGGACCACTCTGGTTTCTAAGCACCGTGGTTCTGGGCAGGGGCTGTGTTTTAGGTAAAAGGGTAGATACAGAGCTACAGTCTGAAGTACATAGCTGGGGCTCAAGTTCAaatgagcctttttttttcctgcttctttcttgACTGAAGGTGAAATGTTACTTCTGAGAGATGGACTACGGCAGGGGAGAATgatcctgtgttgggctccaacCTGGGCATGAAGAATACCTAAAAAACATGTCTTCAGAAGTTGTTGTTTGTGATCTTACTATTCTAAGTAGTTAGACTATGTCATATTGCCTGATAGAGTCAGCATGGTGCAGTAGAAATAGCTCAAGCTTCTGAATTCTAACTGGCTTTGTGAATGTGGATGTGTTACTTCACTCCtctaagcctcagtgtccccatttgtgaaatgggaataCAAGTACCTGCCCTGCAGAACTGAAGGGACGAGTGCAGGTGAGCGCAGGATGCAGAAGAGCTGATAGCTGTGACTTTAAAGATTAAGCCTCCACTTCACAACATAGCATGGATTTTGATGGACAGCTATGCTGAATTCCACCTGGAAGCAGGTGGGGGCAGTGGTGAACTGCAGGAGTAGGAAGGCTTGGGCAAAACTTAGCTGCAGATGGGTTGCTAAGACCCTACTGAAAGAACATTGGGCCTATACAAGCAAGATGCAGCCGGGGCATCAGAGGAGCCTGCAGATCAGTTACCATGAGGTGCAGAGACACAGAAGCCAGAAGCCAAAAACCAGGGTGAACCCAAGCATGAAAGCCAAAGAGCAAGCCACTGGGTCACCAGAGGGGAGAATCAGATCAAGGTCAAGAATTTAGGAACAATGAAGGACACAGAGAGGGTGTAAAGAATATTGAGAGAGAAATTTCAGGACCTGGTTGAGCTTAGTGAGGGAAGAAATCCTTTGAGGTGGTAGCCTAAGCCAGTCACACAGGCTTAGCCTGATCCAAAAGACAATCTGCCTCAGTGTGGCCatagagagggggtgggggcttttACCATGTTTCTACCAAATGGATCTAGCCTGAGTGAAGTGACTATTCCCCCTACTcagcccttcttccttcttcatcttGTAGCAGAAGTGCTGTTTTCTATGGGGAAACCTTTCCATATAGAAAAAGTAAGGTGACCTGCTTTCCTGGTTTGCCTAGAACCAAGGGGATTCCCCAggacatagaattttttttttttagctttaaaattgGAAGAATTCCAGGCAAACTGAGACGTGCTGGTCACTGTACCACCATACAACCAACCCCCTACTCTAAAGCAGTGCACATATCACAAGTGAGACTGATGGAAGTCTTCACGAGggacattcttctcaaagctatcATTAAAGACAATTCTACTGTTCTTGGCTGGACTAAGTGGGATGGATGTCATGATCTGCCAAAGGTCATTTCAACCACTACAGGGAGAATTTCTGTCTGAGAGATAAAGATAAATCCTCATCCCTGATGATCATCTTGATCCAGCTGAGCCTAAAGCAAGACTACTTAGGTGCCCTGCAGTGACATGAACttataaattctttcttctgcataaGTTTGGATTTGGCTTCTAGCCTGGTTTAATATAGTGGGTACCTTGAACAGAAGGCAGCTTATAAATCATGGCATATACTTAGCTACTAGAAGCCTTTCTCATTTTGTGAGAAATTAGAGCTGACTAGGTTAAAAGCTGTAATACGGGATTCCTAAAATATAAATTGCTCTGCTTTGACCAATGTCATATGACTGCCTGTCTTACATTGACTTGATGTGTCTGGTAACATGGCCTTTATTAGAATAGCctgtttcctttattcttttcttttcttttctttctttccttctttctttctctctctctctttctctttttagattagcttgctttttaaattcttctgggTATTGTCAGGGATATCTTCTTGCTATAACTGTTCTCAGTATCTCCTCACCTCCTTTGTCTTAGCTTTTCTAGCACTATACCTTACTTTAAATATCCATCCACATTTCTTCCACTCCTTGTCAGTGTTTAATGCTCTCAGCTCCACCAGTCTTTCTGAGTTCCTAGCTACCAACACTTCTCCTTGACCTACTTGACTACACTTTGGCCATGGTTTGCTCCAGTCCCTGCTTAACCTGGCCTGCCCTGCCTTTGGCCCCAGGAGGGACTGAGAACCAATGAATGGACCTTTGGCTTATTCTTTAGACACCTGAATCTTGGTCTTGGTTGCAACAGCTTGTTTTTGTCATTCTTAGAAACATGgtctatttccaaataattctTTTGGGCTTTATGCTTTTTTAGTGGTCAAGAACTTCCT from Suricata suricatta isolate VVHF042 chromosome 9, meerkat_22Aug2017_6uvM2_HiC, whole genome shotgun sequence includes these protein-coding regions:
- the LOC115301795 gene encoding LOW QUALITY PROTEIN: decreased expression in renal and prostate cancer protein-like (The sequence of the model RefSeq protein was modified relative to this genomic sequence to represent the inferred CDS: inserted 2 bases in 2 codons; deleted 1 base in 1 codon), with the protein product MKEPRIFPREQTTPWTRAQLPPRGRXDGSLGPQGGPVLNTGHPLGMNSDPFLMATGSLGGNMAPFPRNPSPFPTSPGSLASNPAPFPAGARDPGMASFPRGMNPTGTGAVSFPRPGGLLGPGPGPGPSLNPRTGALPGPGPLSNPRLGGLPGPGPMPNPRAGGLLETGPDPRSGGPMGPVSGLNLRAGILLPSGNGPPNPRPVGLGPGPSPSLRSGFSCTNPAPRSGMFPGPGLGPNPRAGGLGPGPNLDSRAGGLLGAGSGLNLRMAGPQGLDLAPILRAAGLLGANSXAFSQASGNMGTSPSSMARVPGPIGPNLGPGSRGIGLPGPNPSPVSRATGPIGSNSAHFSRPAGPMGVNANPFPRGNSSGGLNPAAFSQTSGTLASNPGTFQWSAGLQGSSPAIFRRTSGPLGPNPANFPRASGLQSPSPAAFPRSTGPLGHGQLIFPRSAPGPLGSSPAGPVGINPAPFARPTGTLGLNPASFPRMNGPVSKTLVPFPRVGNFPGTNPAAFPRPGGPMAAMYPNGMLPP